One region of Culex pipiens pallens isolate TS chromosome 2, TS_CPP_V2, whole genome shotgun sequence genomic DNA includes:
- the LOC120417348 gene encoding translocon-associated protein subunit gamma has protein sequence MAEPQTTSSGFTKEEELLLQDFSRNVSTKSNALFYGNAFIISAVPIWLFWRVHQMELLPSLVFFAIVTGLCTYLMAMAYKNTKFSLKHKIANKREDAVTREMTALLADDKKISRKEKDERILWKKNDVAEYEATTFSIFYNNALFLAVVIFASFYLLRSFQPTFNYIFSVAGAGGLMALLSTGKSA, from the exons ATGGCCGAACCGCAAACTACCAGCTCCGGATTCACGAAGGAGGAGGAACTGCTGCTGCAGGATTTCAGCCGGAACGTTAGCACCAAGTCCAACGCGCTGTTCTACGGCAATGCCTTCATCATCTCGGCCGTTCCGATCT GGCTGTTCTGGAGGGTGCACCAGATGGAGCTGCTGCCGTCGCTGGTGTTCTTTGCCATCGTGACCGGTCTGTGCACGTACCTGATGGCGATGGCCTACAAGAACACCAAGTTCTCGCTCAAGCACAAGATTGCCAACAAGCGCGAGGACGCCGTGACCCGCGAGATGACCGCCCTGCTGGCCGACGACAAGAAGATCAGCCGCAAGGAGAAGGACGAGCGCATCCTGTGGAAGAAGAACGACGTGGCCGAGTACGAGGCGACCACCTTCTCGATCTTCTACAACAACGCCCTGTTCCTGGCGGTGGTCATCTTTGCCAGCTTCTACCTGCTGCGCTCGTTCCAGCCCACCTTCAACTACATCTTCTCGGTGGCCGGTGCCGGCGGTCTGATGGCCCTGCTTTCCACCGGAAAGTCGGCGTAA